ACCGACCACGGGTAAACTCTGGGCGATCGCGAACGAACGTGACGAAATCGGTGCCGATCTCGTGCCCGATTACATGACCTCGGTCCAGGAAGGCGGTTTCTACGGTTGGCCCTACAGTTACTTCGGCCAGCACGTCGACGTCCGTGTCATGCCGCAACGTCCCGACCTGGTGCGGAAAGCGATCAAGCCCGACTACGCCATCGGATCGCATGTCGCACCGCTGGGATTCCTGATGACACGGGCGAACGGTTTGCCGGAGAAATATCACGACGGCGCGTTCATCAGCGAGCACGGCAGTTGGGACCGCTCGCCCTTGAGCGGCTACGAGGTGGTGTTCGTCGCGTTTCGCGACGGCAAGCCCGTGGGTAAACCGGAGACGGTCGTGAGCGGATTCTATTCCGACGACGAATCGACGTTGTATGGAGCCCCCGTTGGCATCGTGCAGGATGCACAGGGCGCGTTGCTGATTGCCGATGACGTGGGCGATGCGGTGTGGCGGGTGACGGCCACGGGTCCTTGACGCCGGCGCCATATCCCGGTTGAAGGCCGGGTTTCGATCTGCCGTCCATTCGTTGAACCGTGACGTAGGCTTGCGCGATCGTCGCCGAACCGCGAGGTCACTCCTCCGGATAGGCCTGCACGGTTTCCCACGCCCCGTCTTCGCCCTCGAAACGCATGCGCACGGCGATGCGGTGGTTGCGATGGATGCTCGCGGCGAGATGGAGGGCGAATTTCAGCGATTCGTCCTGGGTGGCGAAGGCGCCCACGCGATGTTGTTCGTGCAACACCCGCCACGGAAAAGGACCTTCGACGGCGTGGGGAAGGTAAAGCGTGGTCGGGGACGGCATGGCGACTTTTTTTCGGTTCATGCCCTCCGTCAGCAGGGACCGTGCCAGCCTGAAGCCCGCCTGGCAGCTCACGATGCGGTCACGGAACGCAATATTTGCATGCAGGGGGTGCAGGATCGCGACATAACTTCGACATTTGTCCGCGCGCGTTGTTCTAAGCTGTGGCATTGAAGCCAAGGCATGCCTATGAAACCCCTGCGGAGCATGCTCGTTCTTGACGACGACCTGTCGTTTTCCGACGCCACGTGCGGATGGCTGCGGGCGATCGGCATGGAGGCGCATGCGGCAGCCAACTGCGCGCAGGCGCGGCAGGCGATGCGGGATCGTCGGTTCGACGCCGCGATGATCGACATCGGCTTGCCGGACGGTTGCGGCCTGGACTTATTGAACGAACCCGGGTTCGCTTCGCTTCGGCGCACCATCGTGATGAGCGGCGACCAGGCGTTGGCGTCGTCGCTCGAACATGTCCTGCCCGGCGCACGCTGTCTCGGAAAACCCTTCAGTTCGTCGTCCCTGCACGCGGCATTGCTCATGACCGCCTTGGACGGCGACGACGAGGAGCTGGTCGGCGAATCCCGACCGATGGACGACGTACGCCGGGAGATCGACGATGTAGCGGGTCTTCCGGTGTCGGTGCTGCTCCACGGGGAAAGCGGAACCGGGAAAGAATTGGCGGCGAGACGGCTGCACCGGGCGAGCGGTCGCCGGGGTCGGTTCGTCGCTTTCAATGGCGCAGCCCTGTCGCCGGAATTGCTGGCGAGCCAGCTGTTCGGACACCTGAAGGGGAGTTTCACCGGCGCGAGCGAACGTCGCATCGGACTGGCCGACGCGGCGGACGGCGGCACGCTGTTCATCGACGAACTGGGCGACATGCCCGAGCCCGTGCAGGTCGCCTTGCTGAGGTTTCTCGAGACGCGCGAGGTGATGCCGGTGGGTGCGACGCGTGGGCACCGGGTGGACGTGCGGGTGGTCAGCGCCACCCATCGGTCGCCGAGGCGGGCCATGAGCGAAGGACGTATCCGTACGGACCTGTACTTCCGGCTTGCCGGCTACGAGATCCGCATGCCCGCGCTGCGCGAGCGGCGACAGGACGTCCCACTCATCGCGGAGAGGGTATTGGCGGATATCAACGCCTCGGCGGGGCGCGTCAAGTGGTTCGGCCCGTCGGCCTTCGACGCGGTGGCGGACTACGCCTGGCCCGGCAACGTGCGCGAACTCCGGCAGCAGGTCCAGCGGGCCTATGTCCGTAGCGATGGAAGCATCCGCCTGGCACGTCCGGTCGACGATGCCATGCGCGTGCCGGTCGCTGGCGACGCGCAACGGCTGGCGGACATCGAACGCGAGGCCGTTCTCGCGGCACTGGGCGTCTGCGACGGAGACCGGGCGAAGGCGGCGCGGCGCCTGGGGATCAGCCTGAGGACGATCTACAACAAGCTTTCCACGTACCGCGCGGCGGGCGTGGTCGAGCCTGCGGCATGAATGACGTCGCGACCGGCGCGGCCTCGGAAACCCGGCGCGAATGGCGCTCGCGCAGCCTTCATGCCCTCAATAGCCCGCTCGGCGCGATACTCGCCCAGGCCGAGCTCGTGCAATTGCTCGTATCGCGAGGGCGTACCGCCAGCGCCATCGAAGCCGCGACGAACATCGTCGGCGATTGCGAACGGTACGGGCGCATGCTTCGCGACGCGTTCGCGGCGGCGGACGCCATCGACACATGGTCGCCGGGATACTGCACGGTCGCCGAAGCCTTGGACCTCGCGGCCGGTTCGCTCGAAGGCGACGACATCGCGCTCGAAGCGGAAGGGCGCGACGTGGTGCTTCCCTGGCCGGCTCCGGTGGCCGCGTCGTTTCTGTCGCGCTGCTTCGACAATGCACGGCGTCACGGGGCCAGGCGCATCGGCGTCACGGCGACGACGGATCGCGGCGCACTTCGCCTGCTCGTTCGCGACGACGGAACGGGTTTGCAAGGCGTCAGTGCCGAGGCGGCCTTGCGCTCTTTCGTGTCGTCGACACCCGCCACGCATACGGGGCTCGGGCTATGGATCGCCCAGGCCCTGGCGCATCGCGTGGGAGGAGAGCTTTTCCTGCCGCC
This window of the Luteibacter aegosomatis genome carries:
- a CDS encoding sigma-54-dependent transcriptional regulator, coding for MLVLDDDLSFSDATCGWLRAIGMEAHAAANCAQARQAMRDRRFDAAMIDIGLPDGCGLDLLNEPGFASLRRTIVMSGDQALASSLEHVLPGARCLGKPFSSSSLHAALLMTALDGDDEELVGESRPMDDVRREIDDVAGLPVSVLLHGESGTGKELAARRLHRASGRRGRFVAFNGAALSPELLASQLFGHLKGSFTGASERRIGLADAADGGTLFIDELGDMPEPVQVALLRFLETREVMPVGATRGHRVDVRVVSATHRSPRRAMSEGRIRTDLYFRLAGYEIRMPALRERRQDVPLIAERVLADINASAGRVKWFGPSAFDAVADYAWPGNVRELRQQVQRAYVRSDGSIRLARPVDDAMRVPVAGDAQRLADIEREAVLAALGVCDGDRAKAARRLGISLRTIYNKLSTYRAAGVVEPAA
- a CDS encoding sensor histidine kinase, with translation MNDVATGAASETRREWRSRSLHALNSPLGAILAQAELVQLLVSRGRTASAIEAATNIVGDCERYGRMLRDAFAAADAIDTWSPGYCTVAEALDLAAGSLEGDDIALEAEGRDVVLPWPAPVAASFLSRCFDNARRHGARRIGVTATTDRGALRLLVRDDGTGLQGVSAEAALRSFVSSTPATHTGLGLWIAQALAHRVGGELFLPPTEHGFLVECRLPAGPIR